The segment GGCCGGGTGGTGGCCGCGGGGCCGGTGGAGGAGGTCCTCACGGAACGGCTCGTCCGGGACGTCTACGGCGTCCGCGCCTCCGTGACCCGACCCTCCCCGGACCGGCGCCCCCACATCCGCTTCCTCGGCACGGCGGCGGCGGAGGACTGAGGCACCCCGGCGGGTCGCCTCCCCGTTCCCGTCACCGCTGCCCGCGGGGGCGGGTGAGCGTCGCGAAGAGGGCGGCGAAGTTGTCGAGGGAGCGCAGGGCCACCGCGCCGTCCCGGTGGGCGAGCCAGGAGGAGACGACGCCGTTGAGCACCGGGACGACCATCTCGGCCAGGGTCCGCACCTCGACCGTCAGCTCCAGTTCGGCCTCGTCCGTGAAGCGCTCCAGGTACGCGACGACCTCGTCGACGTAGCCCCGGTGGTCCCAGGCCGGCAGTTCGCTCAGTTCCGGGTCGCGCAGGGCCAGGGTGACGAGTTCGATCAGGACGAGCTGGGCCGCGGGGTCCTTCTCGACGTCCGCCCAGAAGGCGCGCAGGAGCGCGCGGATGCTCTCGGCGGGGTCGGCCGCGGGGACGACGGCGGGCCAGGCTCCGTCCAGGGTGACGTGGATGCCGGTCGACAGCAGCGCGGCGTACAGCTCCTGCTTCGAGCGGAAGCAGTAGTGGAAGGCGCCATGCGGCATGTCCGCCTCCGCGCAGATCGCGCGCGTCGTCGCCGCGGCGATGCCGTCGCGCTTCATCACGCGCAGCGCCGCGGCCACGAGCCGCTCGCGCCGGACGTCTGCGCTGATCTGCTTCTTCGTGCCCTTGCCCGCGGGTGCCGTCGTCATGCCGCCACCCTAGCAGCACCTTGGCCAACCGACTTGGCCAACCGACTTGGCCAACTGACTTGGCCGAATGACTCGGCTGGATGACTTGGGCGGTTGACTTGGCCAAGTGGCCAACTTTATGGTCGAGGCGTCGTCGCGGCTGCCGCCGCCCTCGCGCTCCGCCGCCACAGCCACAGCCACCGCCACCGCCACCGCCACCGCCACCAGGAGGTCCCCCACCGCTGACACCGGACGCCCGTGCCACCTCCGCAGCACCTCAGCCCCGCAGCACCTCAGCCCCCCAGTCCCTCAGTCCCGTAGTCCCGTAGTCCCGCGAGAAGGAGCCCTCATGCCCACCGCCCCTCCCCCGGCCGGCTCGCACGCGCCCGGCGTGCCCTCGATGCCCGGACCCGCGCCCCTGCCGCTGCTGGGCAATCTGACCGACGTACTGACCGCGTCCGCCGGGACGAGCGTCGACTTCGCGGACGCGTACCACCGCGCGTACGGCGGCATCTTCGCCCTGACCCTCGCCGGCAGGCGGACGGTCTTCGCCTCCAGCCACGCCCTGGTGTCGGAGATGTGCGCGGACCCCCTGTGGACGAAGTCGGTGCACCCGGCGCTGGAGGAGGTGCGCGCCTTCGCCGGCGACGGCCTCTTCACGGCCTACGGCGACGAGCCGAGCTGGGCGGTCGCCCACCGCCTCCTCATGCCCGCGTTCGGGGCGGTCGCCATGAAGGACTACTTCCCCGGGATGCTCGACATCGCCGACCAGATGTTCACCCGCTGGGAACGCTTCGGGGCCGGCTCCCGCATCGACGTGCCCGACGACATGACCCGGCTGACCCTGGACACGATCGCCCTGTGCGCCTTCGGCGTCCGGCTCAACTCCTTCTACACCGGCGGGCTCCACCCCTTCGTCGACGCGATGGTGCGCAGCCTCGCCGAGGCCGGCGCCCGCAGCGAACGGCTCCCCGGCCTGCAACCGCTGCTCGTGCGGACCAACCGCCGCTACCGCGAGGACATCGCGACCATGCGCCGCGTCACCGAGGAGATCGTCGCGGCGCGCACCGCGCAGCCGCCCGGCACCCGCCCGGACGACCTGCTGGAACGCATGCTCACGGCGGTCGACCCCGTCACCGGCGCGCGGCTGT is part of the Streptomyces showdoensis genome and harbors:
- a CDS encoding TetR/AcrR family transcriptional regulator — its product is MTTAPAGKGTKKQISADVRRERLVAAALRVMKRDGIAAATTRAICAEADMPHGAFHYCFRSKQELYAALLSTGIHVTLDGAWPAVVPAADPAESIRALLRAFWADVEKDPAAQLVLIELVTLALRDPELSELPAWDHRGYVDEVVAYLERFTDEAELELTVEVRTLAEMVVPVLNGVVSSWLAHRDGAVALRSLDNFAALFATLTRPRGQR